The Plasmodium berghei ANKA genome assembly, chromosome: 8 genome has a segment encoding these proteins:
- a CDS encoding met-10+ like protein, putative, with translation MLFKIVFIVYFLFLNYVYLLKKNQSKFYNFQIMDTRNIKSLNDVKEKLRYKKEAYCLLLNKYKVNDILKNKYVKFWLLNIYKFPSVLVYNDYKNLTEDRDGENILKHMYRYFEKKKSEIFDKNSETVHVKLINSYEDFDISLNNNIVENSDEDIFRLVPLNNYFDKAVNDLFKTEENIYVGNTNNENKDKGFQSEHESPSGLNNIEINDDKKKNSIKRKRNIYEMDNIDEHNICGFNDENKYIDMENIYKKNKLEYAEELFNEIKKNNIKIKVVTLDFGYENMNTSEVLRHIFPSINEIIHKFEIIGHIAHLNFCNKLEDCKKIIAEVILDKNKSIKTVINKKDILNNVHRTFNIELLAGEKNYITELKENNIKIKVNYELMYWNSKLKKERDRIYNSVQNNSIILDVFGGVGIFSLLLSTKSCLCFSNDINTHAYDYMNINININKKKNILTYNLDGRKFIEKMIDLDIFSIKDSNILTMYIDEQNKKNISMEIINSKDHALTEKKLKENKNNNYRKKKQQIILENEKNNLTNYEQNATNYTLEEDTKNGQLNKNIQNEKCNVNNNGQIVINNSNSDNDIYSNTKKDSLCTNKKEDINKNTNNQENQLKIDINLSNYNDIHVLMNLPQLALDFLDIFKKIKKKKKNDKIRNIFIHCYYFSNPESFYEHAEKNIMSHFKKLPKEMKVIEIRKVAPNKLMYVVEFNLKELLEP, from the exons atGCTTTTCAAAATAGTATTtatagtttattttttgttccTTAATTATGTTTacttattaaaaaaaaaccaaagcaaattttataattttcagaTCATGGATacaagaaatataaaaagtttgAACGATGTTAAGGAGAAActaagatataaaaaagaagcctattgtttattattgaataaatataaagtaaatgatattttaaaaaataaatatgtcaAATTTTggttattaaatatatataaattccCATCTGTTTTAGTTTATAAcgattataaaaatttaacaGAAGATCGCGATggtgaaaatatattaaaacatatgtatagatattttgaaaaaaaaaaaagtgaaatatttgataaaaattcgGAAACAGTGCatgtaaaattaattaatagtTATGAAGACTTTGACAtttcattaaataataacattgTGGAAAATTCTGATGAGGATATTTTTAGATTAGTTCCTTTGAACAACTATTTTGATAAAGCTGTAAATGATTTGTTTAAAactgaagaaaatatttatgttggtaatacaaataatgaaaacaaaGACAAAGGCTTTCAATCGGAACATGAATCCCCCTCAGGtcttaataatattgaaataaatgatgataaaaaaaaaaatagtataaaGAGAAAacgaaatatatatgaaatggataatattgatgaacataatatttgtgggtttaatgatgaaaataaatatatagatatggaaaatatttacaaaaaaaataagctTGAATATGCTGAAGAACTATTTAATGagataaaaaagaataatataaaaataaaagtagtAACTTTAGATTTTGgatatgaaaatatgaatacaTCAGAAGTTTTAAGACATATTTTTCCATcaattaatgaaataatacataaatttGAAATTATTGGGCATATTGcacatttaaatttttgtaataaattagaagattgtaaaaaaataattgcaGAAGTTATTttggataaaaataaaagcatTAAAACtgttattaataaaaaagatatattaaataatgtgCATAGAACATTTAATATTGAACTTTTAGCtggtgaaaaaaattatattacggaactaaaagaaaataatataaaaattaaagtaAATTACGAATTGATGTATTGGaattcaaaattaaaaaaagaaagagaTCGTATTTATAACAGTGttcaaaataattctattattttagACGTTTTTGGTGGGGTAGGTATATTTAGTTTATTGTTAAGCACAAAAAGTTGCTTATGTTTTTCTAATGATATTAACACACATGCATAtgattatatgaatataaatataaatattaataaaaaaaaaaatattttaacataTAATTTGGATGGGAGAaaatttattgaaaaaatgattGATTTAGATATTTTCTCAATAAAAgattcaaatatattaactaTGTATATAGATgagcaaaataaaaaaaatatatccatGGAAATCATAAACAGCAAAGACCATGCACTTACAGAAAAGAAactaaaagaaaataaaaataataattatagaaaaaaaaaacagcaaattattttggaaaatgaaaaaaataatctaacaaattatgaacaaaaCGCTACTAACTATACTTTGGAGGAGGATACAAAGAATGGGCAactgaataaaaatatccaaaatgaaaaatgtaatgtaaataataatggacAAATTGtcataaataatagtaatagtgataatgatatatacaGTAATACTAAGAAAGATTCATTATGtactaataaaaaagaagatataaataaaaatacgaATAATCAGGAAAATCAATTAAAAATAGACATAAATCTTAGCaattataatgatatacATGTATTAATGAATTTACCACAACTTGCTTTGGACTTTTTGGatatctttaaaaaaataaaaaaaaaaaaaaaaaatgacaaaataagaaatatCTTCAttcattgttattatttttccaatCCAGAATCTTTTTATGAACACgcagaaaaaaatattatgtcACATTTTAAGAAATTACCCAAAGAAATGAAAGTTATAGAG atCCGGAAAGTAGCTCCCAATAAATTAATGTACGTTGTGGAATTCAATTTAAAGGAGTTATTGGAGCCATAA